In Nicotiana tabacum cultivar K326 unplaced genomic scaffold, ASM71507v2 Un00118, whole genome shotgun sequence, a genomic segment contains:
- the LOC142178971 gene encoding uncharacterized protein LOC142178971, giving the protein MLEKHQQLLIILTAKQKSVYEKIIVAADEAKGGLFFLYGYGGSGKTFIWKILSSSIRSRGDIVLIVASSGIASLLLPGGRIVHSTLAIPLNSTEDSICNIKQGSPLGKLIVKATLIIWDEAPMIHRYCFEDLDQTLRDILRFKDASSLDRPFEGKTIILGGDFRQNFPVITKGTQQDIVNATLNSLYLWLHYEILKLTRNVRFHGNQLGIHLDELKKISDWILAIGNRRIGGSVDGIEKV; this is encoded by the coding sequence ATGTTAGAGAAACATCaacaattattaataattttgacGGCTAAACAAAAGTCAGTTTATGAGAAAATTATAGTAGCGGCGGATGAGGCGAAAGGTGGATTGTTCTTTTTATATGGTTATGGAGGATCTGGCAAGACATTTATTTGGAAGATTCTATCTTCAAGTATACGATCTCGAGGAGATATTGTGTTAATTGTTGCATCAAGTGGGATTGCATCTCTTTTGTTACCGGGAGGTCGAATAGTGCATTCGACATTGGCAATTCCTCTTAATTCAACTGAAGATTCAATATGCAATATAAAGCAAGGTAGTCCTCTAGGAAAATTGATCGTCAAGGCAACGTTGATTATTTGGGATGAGGCACCGATGATTCATAGATACTGTTTCGAAGATCTTGATCAAACGCTTAGAGATATTCTTAGATTTAAAGACGCATCCAGTCTAGATCGACCATTTGAAGGTAAAACCATTATTCTTGGTGGTGACTTCAGACAAAATTTTCCAGTCATTACAAAAGGTACTCAGCAAGATATTGTTAATGCTACTCTAAACTCTTTATATTTATGGCTCCACTATGAAATCTTAAAACTAACAAGGAATGTGAGATTTCACGGAAATCAGTTAGGGATACATTTAGATGAGTTAAAAAAAATTTCAGATTGGATTTTAGCAATTGGTAACAGAAGAATTGGAGGTTCTGTTGATGGCATTGAAAAGGTCTGA